ACAGGCTTCCCATTTACCGTTAACTTGCCGTCCTGCAAAACGACACGGTCTCCTGGTACAGCGACTACTTCATAATAGGCGTTTTCGTAAATTGGTAAATGACTGCTCGTATTTGTCATCGTTCGTACTACATCGCCAGCTTCGTATACGGCTTCATCAAATAAATTTTCCTGACGTTCTATTACTGTATGGTAAAGTCCCTTTTTCCCTGCAAGTGTAAAGGTTTCTTTATCTACATATTGTAAATCCGATAATTGTTCTAGCACTGGTAGCTGTGCAAAGGAATCATAATCGATTGTTGATAATTGCTTCTGTTTTTGAAGAGTAGCAATTTCCGCTAAATCATCAAGCGGATCATAAGGGGCACCCCGCCCTTCGTTTCCCGAATTCTGCGTAAAAGGAACGGCCGTCATAAATAGGAATACCGCAACTGCTGCAACAGCTGCCGTCACTAATTGAACATGCCATGAACGTTTCTGTTTTCGGGGGGTCGGAGTCATTTCGGATTTCACACGCTGCTTAATACGACTTTCCTGCATGCGTGTATCACCCATCATTTCATCCAGTTGTTTTTTTAATGGATCCATGCATCATTCCTCCAATCCCTCTTCGTTAAAAAACTCTTTCAATTGTTGCTTTGCCCGACGCAAACGTGTTTTCACCGTATTTTCATTCAGCTGTAAATACAATGCAATATCGGCAATGGACTGTTCGTCATAGTAAAATAAAATGAGCGGCTCACGATATTTCAGTGGTAGCTGGAATAACTTCTGTTCAAGTGATGCAAGATGCTCTTTTTGTATGACCTCTTCGTCCGTCCCTTTCGTTTGAGCAAAGATCGTTTCAAAAACGACATCCTTTTTATGCTTCCATGAGCGTAAATAATCTTTTGCGCGATTGGCTGTCATTTTTGTTAAATACGTTTTCAATGACGACTCATTGCGAAACTGGTCGCTCTTTTGAAAGTATGTTACAAACACTTCCTGTACGATGTCCTCGGCGGTAGCCCAATTTTTAACGTACAAATAAGCGATGCGTACTAAATAACGCGTGTGCTCATCAACAATTGCATCAAATTCTCTCATGTAACGATTTACACCTTCTTATATCTTTAAGACCAGTCCACCCCCTTTACAAAGGACGTGAACTGTTCAAATGTTTTATTTTCCGTCATGCCGAAACGATTAACCTCATAATTTGATTGCTGCATATTAGCATAGCCTTCATTTGTCGTAAAACCGATTAACAGTCCTACTTCCTTCATCGCTGCGATCATATCTTCATCGTAATGACCAAATGGATACGCTAAAGAAGTCGCATTTGTCAGCATGTTAACATTTTGCTGCAAATCCCTCGCAATGTCAGCAGATGACAGCTCTAATGCAATTCCTGCCCCATTTTTGAACTGATGCAAGTTATGTGTATGCGCTTCGTACTGAAACACGTCCTTCATTTGCTGCATCTCTTCGGCTGTGAAAAATTGAAGCGGTCCTTTGGCGTCAAAAACTTGTTCACCTTCAAATCGCTCTGTACGAGAAGATATAATATGCTGTACCGCAGAAAATCCATGTTCCTTTAATATTGGGTAAGCATAGACCTTTGTCGATAATAAACCATCATCAAATGTAATGAGTATTGAATTAACCGGTATAATTTGGCGACCTTCCAAATAATCATAAAGCTGTGTTGTCGAAATTGTAGTAAATTGTTCTTCATCTAAAAAGGCCATTTGCTGTTCAAATGATTGTACAGAAACCGTACTAGCATTTGTCACCATTTCTTCTTTCGGCAAAATATGATGATACACTAAAACTGGAATTCCTTCATCTATTTCAACTGATTTTTTATGTATATAACCGGCACGTTCCCCTACTTTTATGACAAACCAACCATCACTCTCCCCCACGATCGGGTAACGAAATCCCTGTGAAAGCTGCAGCAACACACTGCTCTTAAGGTTTTTTTCTTCATATACATTTACCTGTTCTGTCGTTTTAATCGAATTTGTTACTTCTGTATTTACTAACGTCTCAAGCGGACGTTTTTCTACAGTGGCACTGCCCTTTTTAATAAAAGCTGAAATTTTCCCGAATCGCAGTTCATAATAAAGTTCATCTTCCCCTACGATCGCGAATGAAGTATTCGGATGAACAACTCCAACTTCAGTAAGCGCATTTCCTTTTATATAAATCGGCTGTTCCTCATTCAGGACTATAACTTTTTCAAATAGATGTGTAGCTTGCTCTATTTGGGTTCCGTTTTCTACACCTGCAATATCCTTTTCATTTGCAACTGCACGTTCAATCTTTTCACTTGAACCTCTATATTCAATTGTCAGGAATAATACGCATAATGCGATAAACCCTACAGCAATTAACTTTTTCATCATTTCCTCCGCCTATGTTTTTTGCTTAAGCAACGTACAGACGGAGAAATTCAAAATAAGTTTCAAAAAAGTTTTAGAAATTTTTTTGCACACAAAAATACCCGTATCTGTAAGCGACACGGGCAATGGGTCTCCCAACAATGGAAGAAAAACTAGAAGAAAAATATAAAGGGTGAAAAACTCAGTGTCTGACACACTGTCAAACTTACATTCTAAATGAGGGGGTTTAGAACGCTATGGCTGAGCTAACAAACTCCTGGAGAAAAGTTGTTAGCTCAGACTTATTTGTACTGTATTACAAATAAGCTCTTGCTACAGTTATAATGATAATGATTATCAGTATCATTGTCAACCTATTTCCAATAATCTTTTTAAGAATTTTTTAGTGAACGACGATATTGGTACTGTTTGTATTGGAATACCATAAAGCAGCCGATACAAAAGCCTAAAATTGCTACAAATGATGCGACTGCCACCATAATCGTAAAGCTGTATGCAACAACCGGCCAGTTAAAGGCAAACCCTACTATTCCTCCTGCCAGACAAATGCTAGCAATCGCTGAATTGAACTTTTGCTGTCCAATATCTTCAGGAATATACGATTTGATGTCTTTCGTTAAAAATATTTTCGCAAAGCGCATAATTGGATTAAACCCGGTGAAAATCCCAAGTAAATTTGCAATTAACGGAATCGCCAAAATCCAGTACTGCCCTGTCACCCATGTGATAACGACTGATAAAAATATAACCCACTGATTTACACGAACTAATGGTCTTGGTATAGAAATCGGTTTTGTCATTAAAACCAACCTTTCTTATATGTTTTATTCATTTTAGCGTTTTTCACCTCGTTTGGGAAGAGAAATGGTATAGTAAATATAAATATTTTTTTAGAAAAGGTGATACGATGCCTGCACTTTCTTATGATCAAGTACGACAATTAAATTCCTATAGTATTTTTACCGAAGAACCTGACCGTCCATTATTTACATTGGCGAATCTACATAAAGACTTCTATTTGACGGATTTCCGCAATTTGATGATGGGTATTACGAATGCTGCTACGGAAGCGGCGGCCATTTCCCACTTCGGACGTCGCTACGGCATGTTTGTCGCGATGCAATTTTATATGCTGACGACGTATGATGAAGTTTGGGACGGCAAGCCGGAAGATCTGCGTTTTGCTATTGTTCAGGAGTTCGGCATTCATACACTCGGGATGTATATAAACCCAAATGATTTCCGCTATGTGGAAGATGATGAGCGCGAACGAGTGATGACAGACATTTTATACAAAACATCTGTTGTTATTGGCCAGTTACGGAAAACAACGTCTATTTCGCCTCTGACTTTATGGGAAAATATTTTCGGATACATGCTTTGGCACTTCCATACATTACTTGAAAACCCGGCATTGGCTGACCGCGCTTTCGAGGACCTGGACATGCTCGAAGATAAAAATGTTTGGCGTTACTTCTCGGACAAATCGTTGTTTTTAAATTATACAGGCGGAAAAAGCCCTTCTGCTCTCATCAATCAGCCCGTTCGCAAAAGCTGCTGTTTCTCAAAAGACATCCCCGGCTTAATGGCTTGCGGATTTTGCCCGATGAAAAAATAGGGTTTCGTTTTAAGTGCCGTTGAATCGCGGCACTTTTTTTGTTTGGCCGGGTTTACTGGGGTCAAGTTTTCTAATATCTGGTCTGCTTATTCTAATATAATTTGAAAAGTTCTAATAAGTTCCTCATTTTCTAATAAAGTAAGCCGATGTGCTAATAAGTGGCTGAGATGTTCAAATATAAGTACCAGATCTTCTAATAAGCGTCACCGGTTTTCTAATATACCTTGAAAAGTTCTAATAAGTTCCTGATTTTCTAATAAAGTAAGCCAATGTTCTAAAAAGTGGCTGAGATGTTCAAATATAAGTACCAGATCTTCTAATAAGCATCCCCGTCTTTCTAATATCGCTTGAAAAGTTCTAATAAACCGATGACCTTTCAGTAAAGGTCCGATGAACAGTCACAGCTCTTTTTTGCCAGGAGAGATTTTCTAATATATAGCCCACTTGTTCTAATAAGTTCCTGTTTTTCTAATAAAGTAAGCCAATGTTCTAATAAGTGGCTGAGATGTTCAAATATAAGTATCAGATTTTCTAATAAGTATCCCCGCTTTTCTAATATCCGGTTCAACTTTTCTAATATCGCAGCAAACCACTCGACGCAAAAAAACGATGCTACAAACTACATAGCATCGCCTTATCATCTTATTTCATTGCACTGTTTTTCAATGTTGTTGTCATTACTTTGGCACCATCGAGCAATGCCTTTGCATCAAAGGTCATTTTCGGATGATGGAGTCCCGGACCTAGATCTGCGCCAACGCCAATCATCGTCGCCTTCAACTTTGTATTTTTAATCGTATAGAAGTGGAAGTCATCGCTTCCCGGTGTCATTACTGCCGGTGCTAAACTTTGCTCTCCAAGTGCTTCAACAATCGAGCGTTCTGCAATTGCAGCAGCTTCCGTTGATACTTCCGCGCCTGGCGTAACGTCCATCCAATCCCATCCAACCACAATATCGAACATCGCTGCAATTTGTTTCAAGCCTTTATCAACATCACGCTGTACTTGCGCCAATACTTCATTTTTCTGTGCACGTACATCGATCGAGAAGGTTGCATTGCCCGGAATAATATTGACGCTTCCGCCATCTGCTACAATTTTCGTTAACTTCGCTGAGTACACTTCAAATGGATCAACATGAATATTCTTCAGCATTTGCTGAATCGCTACTACTACATCAATTGCATTTTTCCCTTGGTGCGGACGAGCGCCATGTGCATCAATGCCAGTAATTGTCCCAGTTAAGAATGCTGCAGCACCATGATAAATTGCAGGTGATACTTTTCCTAATGGCAGCTCTTCCATCGGACGTAAATGAACACCGAATAAATGGGTAACATCTTCCATTACACCACGGTCAATCATTGCCAATGCTCCACCACCCGTTTCCTCGGCCGGTTGGAAAATAAAACGGATTTTCTTATTCAAAGGTTCATTTTTTAATGAATAAAGCGCACCTAAAACAATTGATATGTTTGCATCATGTCCACAAGAGTGATTTGCCTGCATAACGCCATCCACTTCCTGCCATAGTGCATCGATATCCGCGCGAACCGCAATTGTTTCTTCGCCTTTTCCGATTTCCGCAACAAGTCCAGTCACATCATCAAATTTTTTATAGCTGACGCCCATATCATCTAAGATTTCTGCTAATTTTGCTGTTGTTTTTATTTCTTTCCAGCTTACTTCAGGGTTTGCATGGAAATATTGAAACCAATCAAAAATCATTTGTTCTGTTGAATTAACCGCTAACATGAAACGCACCTCGAATATTATTTAGTACTTCTATTATACAGTACAATTTTTGCATACTACATTATTAGTGCCTAAAAAAACGACATCTATCCAATCAGTTTCGTTGGATAGACGCCGTAATAGTTTTAAATTCATTTTAAAAACTCCTTTATAAGCTTGAGAAAAACCCTTGTGGATATTGAGTGCGTTCTTCACTTTCCGTTACCTCTTGCTGCTCGGCTAACTCAAACTCCACCTCTTCGTCAAATAAGTAAGTTTCAAACGTCGACTTTAAAAGTGTTGACATACCATTTCTCCCCTTTAAATTATTTGAATTTTTAATTAATTTAAATAATATAATGGTTTTTCAATAAAATCAACAAATAAATGCACTTAATGCATAAAAAGTATTAAATCTATCTATTTTCGAGATAAATAGAAAAGCGCCTGAAAATATTTTCAGGCGCCTACAATTTATGAAATAGCAGTTTTAGAGCCATTCCCTTTGTTTTTTGTCATCCATTGAATCACGAACATGCCCACAAAGACAATAAGTCCAATTGTGTCCGATAATGATTCCGGATAAATCATTGCTAATCCTGCAGCTAGCAGAACAATACGTTCAATCCAGCTTACAGAGCGGTACCAGTAGCCTATTATTCCGACTCCAATTGCAATCATACCTAATATTGCAGTTAACACTACCCATAATACTTGCCAAAGTGTTACATCAATCATAAGCAGTGCCGGTGAGAAGACAATCATATACGGGATAATGAATGCCGCAATAGCAAGCTTAGCGGAGTTCACACCAGTACGAATCGGATCTCCTCCTGAAATACCGGATGCTGCAAAGGCGGCGAGCGCAACAGGTGGTGTAATATCCGCAATGATACCGAAATAGAATACGAAGAAGTGAGCTGATAAAACAATAACAAGCGGTGCTGCACTTGCCGGTACATCCGGCGCCAATAACGCAATAATTGCCGGTGCAGCAATTGTTGATGTAATAACATAGTTTGCCGTTGTTGGTGCACCCATCCCTAAAATTAACGAAGCAATCATTACAAAGAATAATGTAAGTAAAATACTGCCACCCGCTAATTTAACTAGGCTGTTTGCAAGGGATAGTCCTAATCCCGTTTTTACAACAACGCCGACGATAATACCCGCACAAGCTGTTGCAGCAGCTACTGCTAATGCCGAGCGTGCACCATCAACCATACCGTCTATAATTTCTTTAAATCCGAATTTCACATCCGGATTAATGAACCCGACGATTATACAAGAAATAATTCCGTAAAGCGCCGCGTGAATTACCGGTACACCTGACATCATCAGGATGATAATCAGTACAATCGGAATAAGTAGATAGATTTTCTTGAATACTTTAGAGCGATCCGGCATTTCATCTTCTTTTAAGCCGCGTAATCCTAAACGCTTCGCTTCAAAGTGTGTCATAATCCAAATACCTGTAAAGTATAAAATTGCCGGAATAGCAGCAGCCTTGGCGATATCCCAATATGTGACACCACGACCGATAAACTCAACCATTAAGAACGCAGCAGCACCCATAATCGGCGGCATTAACTGACCACCTGTAGATGCCGATGCCTCTACAGCACCTGCGAAATTTTTGTTGTAGCCAAGACGTTTCATCATCGGAATCGTATAAGAACCGGAAGTTACTACGTTTGCTACAGAACTTCCTGAAATTGTTCCTTGTAGTGCAGAAGAGAAAATCGCAACTTTCGCTGGACCACCAGTTAATTTTCCGGCAATCGCAATCGCTAGATCATTGAAGTACTCCCCTACCCCTGTTTTAACAAGGAACGCACCAAATAATAGGAACGCAAAAATAAATGTAGAAGATACTGCTAATGGTGTCCCTAAAATCCCGTCTGTCGAGAAGAACATTAAGTTCACAATACTATCCAAACTTTGACCGCGGTGTGCCATAAAGTCTGGCATATACGGACCGTAAAATGCGTAAAGTAAAAATAGCCCGGCAATAATAGTGATTGGTAAACCGACCGCTCTACGGGCACCTTCCAATACGATAATTACCGCCAGAATTCCGATATAGAAATCCATTGTTTGCAGTTGACCTAAACTTTGAACAAGCCGGTCATAATTGATAACCCAATAACTCCCCACAACAATTGCAATAATAGCTAAAATATAGTCATAAAACGGAATTGTACGCTTTGATAGCTTACGACTCGCAGGGAATAATAGAAATACAAACGTCAATGCAAATCCCAGGTGAACCGTACGCTGAATTTGCGCAGGAAACTGTCCGAAAATTGCCGTATAAAGCTGGAAAAGTGTAAATGCCAGCAAACCAAAATAAATAATATGCTTCATGAAGTTTTGCGGGTTACGCTGATTCGATTCCAGATCATATTTTTCAAGTAACTCCTGCTGCTGTTCCAAAGTAAGTGATTCGTGTATAGCTCCTGGATCTGCAGCGGCTTTTTTATCAGTCATCTAATTCGACTCCTTTCAATTTGTCATATAAAGACAACTTTTGAATTGTTACTAAATAGGATTTCCCACGTATTAAATGCTTTTTTAAAGGAATGATTTTCCCTTTATGCTGAAGATTTAATTTATAGTCGACATTCCCAATATGTAACGTAAATTCTTCTAATTTTGCATCATTGTACTGAAGTGTATAGACCCCATCTTCATAATGTAATGTCTGCCCTTCCTCAGCATGACCCGGCATCCCTATTGCCACATCTGTATATTCCATTGCAAGCAACTGAAATTCATTAGTAGGAAGCGCTTTATAACTTTCTGTCACATCCGTTAAATGTATGGAATGTGTGAAAATCAACTGAAACTCATTTTCACTTTTTAACGGTAAAAAATGCTGAACAGGATTTTGAACTCTTGTCTCTGTAAAAATTATGCTTCGTTCAAAAGGAATAAACCAAACGATGACACTAAGAAAAACAAGGATGATAAAGACCCATTTTTTCATTTGGATGATCACTCGCTTAAATAAAAAAAATACAACAAAGACCTCTGAAGCTTTTTTTGCGACAGAGGCCCTTAGTTTTCCCTAATTACTTTACTTCGTCAAAGTATCTTTGTGCACCTGGGTGTACGTCAATACCGATTCCGTCTAAGCCTGTTTCAGCTTTAATAAATTCGCCTTTAGCGTGACCAATTTTATCTGTATTATCATAGATTGCTTTTGTCATTGCATACACTAAATCTTCTGGCAGGTCTTTATTTACCGCTAACATTGCACCTACAGAAACAGCAGGAACTTCCGCTTCTAAACCATATGTGCCAGCAGGGATATTATCCACCGCATAGTAAGGGTATTTCTCGATTAATTCTGCCGCTTTGTCTGCTTCAACTGGAATAATGTGTACACCATTTGTTGCATTTAAAGCTTCAACAGCACCAGTTGGGTAACCAGCTGTAATAAATGCTGCGTCAATTTGACCTGATTGAATACCATCAGTAGATTCACCGAAGTCTAAGTTTTGTGCTTGAATATCATCTTCAATTGATAGTCCGTGGATTTCCAGTAATTGTTCAGCGTTTGCATAAGTACCTGAACCTGGTGCACCTACAGAAACTTTCTTACCTTTTAAATCTGCAAATGTTTTAATTCCTGAATCAGCTAATGTTACTAATTGAACTGTTTCTGGATATAACGCACCTAATGCTA
The sequence above is drawn from the Solibacillus isronensis genome and encodes:
- a CDS encoding amidohydrolase, with amino-acid sequence MLAVNSTEQMIFDWFQYFHANPEVSWKEIKTTAKLAEILDDMGVSYKKFDDVTGLVAEIGKGEETIAVRADIDALWQEVDGVMQANHSCGHDANISIVLGALYSLKNEPLNKKIRFIFQPAEETGGGALAMIDRGVMEDVTHLFGVHLRPMEELPLGKVSPAIYHGAAAFLTGTITGIDAHGARPHQGKNAIDVVVAIQQMLKNIHVDPFEVYSAKLTKIVADGGSVNIIPGNATFSIDVRAQKNEVLAQVQRDVDKGLKQIAAMFDIVVGWDWMDVTPGAEVSTEAAAIAERSIVEALGEQSLAPAVMTPGSDDFHFYTIKNTKLKATMIGVGADLGPGLHHPKMTFDAKALLDGAKVMTTTLKNSAMK
- a CDS encoding Fe-S oxidoreductase; the encoded protein is MPALSYDQVRQLNSYSIFTEEPDRPLFTLANLHKDFYLTDFRNLMMGITNAATEAAAISHFGRRYGMFVAMQFYMLTTYDEVWDGKPEDLRFAIVQEFGIHTLGMYINPNDFRYVEDDERERVMTDILYKTSVVIGQLRKTTSISPLTLWENIFGYMLWHFHTLLENPALADRAFEDLDMLEDKNVWRYFSDKSLFLNYTGGKSPSALINQPVRKSCCFSKDIPGLMACGFCPMKK
- a CDS encoding TRAP transporter permease, which gives rise to MTDKKAAADPGAIHESLTLEQQQELLEKYDLESNQRNPQNFMKHIIYFGLLAFTLFQLYTAIFGQFPAQIQRTVHLGFALTFVFLLFPASRKLSKRTIPFYDYILAIIAIVVGSYWVINYDRLVQSLGQLQTMDFYIGILAVIIVLEGARRAVGLPITIIAGLFLLYAFYGPYMPDFMAHRGQSLDSIVNLMFFSTDGILGTPLAVSSTFIFAFLLFGAFLVKTGVGEYFNDLAIAIAGKLTGGPAKVAIFSSALQGTISGSSVANVVTSGSYTIPMMKRLGYNKNFAGAVEASASTGGQLMPPIMGAAAFLMVEFIGRGVTYWDIAKAAAIPAILYFTGIWIMTHFEAKRLGLRGLKEDEMPDRSKVFKKIYLLIPIVLIIILMMSGVPVIHAALYGIISCIIVGFINPDVKFGFKEIIDGMVDGARSALAVAAATACAGIIVGVVVKTGLGLSLANSLVKLAGGSILLTLFFVMIASLILGMGAPTTANYVITSTIAAPAIIALLAPDVPASAAPLVIVLSAHFFVFYFGIIADITPPVALAAFAASGISGGDPIRTGVNSAKLAIAAFIIPYMIVFSPALLMIDVTLWQVLWVVLTAILGMIAIGVGIIGYWYRSVSWIERIVLLAAGLAMIYPESLSDTIGLIVFVGMFVIQWMTKNKGNGSKTAIS
- a CDS encoding sigma-70 family RNA polymerase sigma factor, whose protein sequence is MREFDAIVDEHTRYLVRIAYLYVKNWATAEDIVQEVFVTYFQKSDQFRNESSLKTYLTKMTANRAKDYLRSWKHKKDVVFETIFAQTKGTDEEVIQKEHLASLEQKLFQLPLKYREPLILFYYDEQSIADIALYLQLNENTVKTRLRRAKQQLKEFFNEEGLEE
- a CDS encoding TAXI family TRAP transporter solute-binding subunit; this translates as MFKSKNMLFLLVLSAFILVLAACGGDDAEESTGTETSTGTDTTDSGSEKADFGDVKFLSILTGGTQGTYYPLGGTFADLITTDTGVKTTAEVSQASAANMTALAAGDGEVAFVQTDIAYYATQGTLMFEGQKIDSVVALGALYPETVQLVTLADSGIKTFADLKGKKVSVGAPGSGTYANAEQLLEIHGLSIEDDIQAQNLDFGESTDGIQSGQIDAAFITAGYPTGAVEALNATNGVHIIPVEADKAAELIEKYPYYAVDNIPAGTYGLEAEVPAVSVGAMLAVNKDLPEDLVYAMTKAIYDNTDKIGHAKGEFIKAETGLDGIGIDVHPGAQRYFDEVK
- a CDS encoding polysaccharide deacetylase family protein, with translation MKKLIAVGFIALCVLFLTIEYRGSSEKIERAVANEKDIAGVENGTQIEQATHLFEKVIVLNEEQPIYIKGNALTEVGVVHPNTSFAIVGEDELYYELRFGKISAFIKKGSATVEKRPLETLVNTEVTNSIKTTEQVNVYEEKNLKSSVLLQLSQGFRYPIVGESDGWFVIKVGERAGYIHKKSVEIDEGIPVLVYHHILPKEEMVTNASTVSVQSFEQQMAFLDEEQFTTISTTQLYDYLEGRQIIPVNSILITFDDGLLSTKVYAYPILKEHGFSAVQHIISSRTERFEGEQVFDAKGPLQFFTAEEMQQMKDVFQYEAHTHNLHQFKNGAGIALELSSADIARDLQQNVNMLTNATSLAYPFGHYDEDMIAAMKEVGLLIGFTTNEGYANMQQSNYEVNRFGMTENKTFEQFTSFVKGVDWS
- a CDS encoding DUF1850 domain-containing protein is translated as MKKWVFIILVFLSVIVWFIPFERSIIFTETRVQNPVQHFLPLKSENEFQLIFTHSIHLTDVTESYKALPTNEFQLLAMEYTDVAIGMPGHAEEGQTLHYEDGVYTLQYNDAKLEEFTLHIGNVDYKLNLQHKGKIIPLKKHLIRGKSYLVTIQKLSLYDKLKGVELDD
- a CDS encoding DUF4395 domain-containing protein, whose amino-acid sequence is MTKPISIPRPLVRVNQWVIFLSVVITWVTGQYWILAIPLIANLLGIFTGFNPIMRFAKIFLTKDIKSYIPEDIGQQKFNSAIASICLAGGIVGFAFNWPVVAYSFTIMVAVASFVAILGFCIGCFMVFQYKQYQYRRSLKNS
- a CDS encoding S26 family signal peptidase, whose product is MDPLKKQLDEMMGDTRMQESRIKQRVKSEMTPTPRKQKRSWHVQLVTAAVAAVAVFLFMTAVPFTQNSGNEGRGAPYDPLDDLAEIATLQKQKQLSTIDYDSFAQLPVLEQLSDLQYVDKETFTLAGKKGLYHTVIERQENLFDEAVYEAGDVVRTMTNTSSHLPIYENAYYEVVAVPGDRVVLQDGKLTVNGKPVRSELKELYEDNGNTIAGGYDQLLNAREYFLVNHFPAENTMQAGTITAVHKIYGEVVALAEQSTTASIYFELENDYTPEQYFDLYLYDQIFGDGSISKRLSASDTPFTHSNRLGELFLEASYRNVTYLSDTEVEIRYQYDREAVGEYVFKMYKDPTGIWQWGM